In one window of Tachypleus tridentatus isolate NWPU-2018 chromosome 2, ASM421037v1, whole genome shotgun sequence DNA:
- the LOC143245172 gene encoding intracellular coagulation inhibitor 2-like, producing the protein MLLSLAFILGTVSIYDALPLEDQIGVVDSVQSDYRSVIATNQFALSVLNALDKKANIIMSPWSLSLALGMAYLGASGSTGREMEEALGYQSAGIQGNQVHEGFRIQESVLKRVQVKNELSSANIVLAQEGYTVSKSYKDGLKRYYNSSTIEINFGKPQSVLQWVNAWGYWNSNSKIKQILTETPPETTKLMLLNGVYFKGNWLSPFKPENTSLEAFTNESGRKVTVPIMHMISNVSYVAYHELGVYAVNLPYDGEDISMMVLLPEEDNNLNAVEDKLTLAVLEDMLAQMKMQPITIGLPKFELKDDRKLKETLKSLGMQSAFSENKADFSKIAGTDDLYLEEVIHKAVINVNERGTEANANTIISIMSKRKLPEFIVDRPFLFLIRDRRSGAILFLGHVVELE; encoded by the coding sequence ATGTTGTTGTCTCTGGCATTTATTTTGGGAACTGTATCCATTTATGATGCTCTCCCATTGGAGGATCAGATTGGTGTCGTCGACTCTGTGCAAAGCGATTACAGATCCGTGATAGCCACCAACCAGTTTGCTTTGTCTGTCCTAAATGCACTGGATAAGAAAGCGAATATTATTATGTCTCCTTGGAGCTTGTCCTTGGCTCTAGGAATGGCCTATCTTGGTGCTTCGGGTAGCACAGGTCGAGAAATGGAAGAGGCTTTGGGGTATCAATCTGCGGGAATTCAAGGCAATCAGGTTCACGAGGGCTTTAGAATACAAGAAAGTGTATTGAAGAGGGTTCAGGTTAAGAATGAACTGAGCAGTGCTAACATTGTTCTTGCCCAGGAAGGGTACACTGTATCTAAGTCCTATAAAGATGGCTTAAAACGATACTACAATTCTTCAACCATAGAAATTAACTTCGGGAAACCACAATCCGTACTCCAGTGGGTAAACGCTTGGGGATACTGGAATTCAAATAGCAAGATCAAACAAATATTGACAGAAACACCACCAGAAACCACCAAGCTGATGTTACTGAATGGCGTATATTTCAAGGGTAATTGGTTAAGTCCGTTTAAACCTGAAAATACGAGTTTAGAAGCTTTCACCAATGAAAGTGGTCGGAAAGTGACTGTCCCTATAATGCACATGATCAGTAATGTGTCCTATGTTGCTTATCACGAGTTAGGCGTCTATGCTGTAAACCTGCCTTACGATGGTGAAGACATTAGCATGATGGTGCTTCTTCCAGAAGAAGATAACAACTTAAACGCTGTAGAAGACAAACTTACACTGGCTGTACTGGAAGACATGTTAGCTCAGATGAAAATGCAACCAATAACTATTGGCCTGCCAAAGTTTGAGCTAAAAGACGATCGCAAACTGAAAGAAACATTGAAGTCTTTGGGCATGCAGTCGGCATTTAGTGAGAATAAAGCTGATTTTTCAAAGATTGCAGGAACAGACGACCTCTACTTGGAAGAGGTCATCCACAAAGCTGTTATCAATGTTAACGAGAGGGGTACAGAAGCAAATGCAAACACCATTATCAGTATAATGAGCAAACGGAAACTTCCAGAGTTCATCGTGGATCGACCGTTTCTCTTCTTGATCCGCGACAGGCGAAGTGGCGCCATCCTCTTTCTAGGACATGTCGTTGAGCTGGAGTGA
- the LOC143245171 gene encoding intracellular coagulation inhibitor 1-like isoform X1, whose amino-acid sequence MHKMVHINKMALLFWTIAVLVVASCVAVMPSGEHRNSSTEEDKVVEASNRFAVSLFKELNKKGNIIISPWSLSTVLGMAYLGANGSTAQEMEDVLEYRTAGIEGKSVHNGFKKQHNILNDANTKNEVSSVNVALINSEYEIAKSYKDYLELYYNSTVKELNFTQADSVLQWVNTWGYWASRGKITKMLTETPPKETRLMLLNGVYFKGNWLNPFNPEDTRLEDFLNDDGKTVMVPMMHMTESVAYTEDVNLGVYAASFPYEGENMSMIILLPAENYNLTDVENRFTPVILDDILSSMNKYKIKIGLPKFELKNDHKLKDVLQSLGMQSAFSKHGADFSGITGTYDLYVDEIFHKTFIRVNEEGTEAAANTVIQIHNRRKLPEFFVNRPFLFVIRDNRNGIILSWGVSPS is encoded by the exons ATGCATAAGATG GTTCACATTAACAAGATGGCCTTGCTGTTTTGGACAATTGCTGTTTTAGTTGTAGCCTCATGTGTTGCTGTAATGCCCTCTGGAGAACATCGTAATTCCTCTACTGAAGAGGACAAAGTGGTAGAAGCCAGCAATCGGTTCGCTGTGTCTCTCTTCAAAGAGTTGAATAAAAAAGGCAATATAATTATCTCCCCCTGGAGTTTGTCGACCGTTTTGGGAATGGCGTATCTTGGTGCTAACGGAAGTACGGCTCAAGAAATGGAAGACGTTTTAGAGTACCGAACCGCGGGTATTGAGGGGAAATCGGTCCACAATGGTTTTAAAAAGCAACATAATATTCTAAACGATGCTAATACAAAAAATGAAGTCAGTAGCGTGAATGTAGCACTAATTAACAGTGAATATGAAATTGCTAAGTCCTACAAAGACTACTTAGAACTATACTACAATTCCACAGTAAAAGAACTGAACTTTACACAAGCGGACTCAGTGTTACAGTGGGTTAATACGTGGGGTTATTGGGCATCTCGTGGAAAGATCACAAAAATGCTGACAGAAACCCCACCAAAAGAAACGAGACTCATGCTTCTAAATGGCGTCTACTTCAAAGGGAATTGGTTAAACCCATTTAATCCTGAAGACACACGTCTTGAAGATTTCCTCAATGACGACGGTAAAACAGTGATGGTTCCTATGATGCATATGACTGAAAGTGTAGCATATACTGAAGATGTAAACTTGGGCGTCTATGCCGCAAGTTTCCCTTACGAGGGTGAGAACATGAGTATGATAATACTTCTTCCAGCAGAGAATTACAACTTGACCGATGTAGAAAACCGGTTCACTCCAGTTATTTTGGATGACATCTTATCCAgtatgaacaaatataaaataaaaattggtttACCAAAATTTGAGCTAAAAAACGATCACAAACTTAAAGACGTTCTGCAATCCTTGGGCATGCAATCGGCGTTCAGCAAGCATGGGGCTGATTTTTCAGGAATTACCGGGACATACGACCTTTACGTAGATGAAATCTTCCATAAGACCTTTATTCGCGTAAATGAAGAGGGAACAGAGGCTGCAGCAAACACCGTTATCCAAATACACAATAGACGGAAACTACCTGAATTCTTTGTGAATCGACCATTTCTCTTCGTGATCCGTGACAATCGAAACGGTATCATCCTTTCTTGGGGCGTGTCGCCAAGTTAA
- the LOC143245171 gene encoding intracellular coagulation inhibitor 1-like isoform X2 translates to MALLFWTIAVLVVASCVAVMPSGEHRNSSTEEDKVVEASNRFAVSLFKELNKKGNIIISPWSLSTVLGMAYLGANGSTAQEMEDVLEYRTAGIEGKSVHNGFKKQHNILNDANTKNEVSSVNVALINSEYEIAKSYKDYLELYYNSTVKELNFTQADSVLQWVNTWGYWASRGKITKMLTETPPKETRLMLLNGVYFKGNWLNPFNPEDTRLEDFLNDDGKTVMVPMMHMTESVAYTEDVNLGVYAASFPYEGENMSMIILLPAENYNLTDVENRFTPVILDDILSSMNKYKIKIGLPKFELKNDHKLKDVLQSLGMQSAFSKHGADFSGITGTYDLYVDEIFHKTFIRVNEEGTEAAANTVIQIHNRRKLPEFFVNRPFLFVIRDNRNGIILSWGVSPS, encoded by the coding sequence ATGGCCTTGCTGTTTTGGACAATTGCTGTTTTAGTTGTAGCCTCATGTGTTGCTGTAATGCCCTCTGGAGAACATCGTAATTCCTCTACTGAAGAGGACAAAGTGGTAGAAGCCAGCAATCGGTTCGCTGTGTCTCTCTTCAAAGAGTTGAATAAAAAAGGCAATATAATTATCTCCCCCTGGAGTTTGTCGACCGTTTTGGGAATGGCGTATCTTGGTGCTAACGGAAGTACGGCTCAAGAAATGGAAGACGTTTTAGAGTACCGAACCGCGGGTATTGAGGGGAAATCGGTCCACAATGGTTTTAAAAAGCAACATAATATTCTAAACGATGCTAATACAAAAAATGAAGTCAGTAGCGTGAATGTAGCACTAATTAACAGTGAATATGAAATTGCTAAGTCCTACAAAGACTACTTAGAACTATACTACAATTCCACAGTAAAAGAACTGAACTTTACACAAGCGGACTCAGTGTTACAGTGGGTTAATACGTGGGGTTATTGGGCATCTCGTGGAAAGATCACAAAAATGCTGACAGAAACCCCACCAAAAGAAACGAGACTCATGCTTCTAAATGGCGTCTACTTCAAAGGGAATTGGTTAAACCCATTTAATCCTGAAGACACACGTCTTGAAGATTTCCTCAATGACGACGGTAAAACAGTGATGGTTCCTATGATGCATATGACTGAAAGTGTAGCATATACTGAAGATGTAAACTTGGGCGTCTATGCCGCAAGTTTCCCTTACGAGGGTGAGAACATGAGTATGATAATACTTCTTCCAGCAGAGAATTACAACTTGACCGATGTAGAAAACCGGTTCACTCCAGTTATTTTGGATGACATCTTATCCAgtatgaacaaatataaaataaaaattggtttACCAAAATTTGAGCTAAAAAACGATCACAAACTTAAAGACGTTCTGCAATCCTTGGGCATGCAATCGGCGTTCAGCAAGCATGGGGCTGATTTTTCAGGAATTACCGGGACATACGACCTTTACGTAGATGAAATCTTCCATAAGACCTTTATTCGCGTAAATGAAGAGGGAACAGAGGCTGCAGCAAACACCGTTATCCAAATACACAATAGACGGAAACTACCTGAATTCTTTGTGAATCGACCATTTCTCTTCGTGATCCGTGACAATCGAAACGGTATCATCCTTTCTTGGGGCGTGTCGCCAAGTTAA